The Rhinolophus ferrumequinum isolate MPI-CBG mRhiFer1 chromosome 17, mRhiFer1_v1.p, whole genome shotgun sequence DNA window TCTCATGCCTCaatctatttaattttagtaatttagcagcttgactacagtgactccattttatttcttcactctgttCCTCAGACCCCAGACACTCACACCACTTTGACCAATCTGACCAGACCAAACCGGCAGAAGTAGgcctgtgggtgggggagggcttcAGGCGCCCCAGCTGCTTCCTGCTGTTTCATCAGTAGAGCTTCTCCCTTGGACTGAGACCAGCTCAGGAATGTTGCTTGTTGGTTGGCTGGATTGTGCCAATTGCAACACTAGGTTTCTGGGGGCACTAAGGGGTAGCTTGGAGCCTCAGGAGAGGGGGTCAGAGGCTGCCTTGGTGTTCTGTTCCCTTACCCAGGGGGAGTTGTGCCAGGCTCTCTGACCCTAATGGTCATCACTCTGGGACCCTGCTTCCTGAACAGgcccagcagcccccacccctggctAGATCTGTGCTCGGGTCATGGCTGATGTGCCCACAGCACCCTGGGCCTTCCTCTCCTTCAGCCCGGCCAGCTTCTCCATCCTAGCCAGCCTGGAGGGACAAgcccaggtggcagccatctttgcCACTGGTCTGGTGACCACCATGCTGGGGGGTCGGTCACTGGCTCAGGTCCAGACTTGCTGTAGACCCAGGCAGCACTTTCACTTGGGCCAGGGATATGATTCCTTCACCCCACCCTGGCAGGCAAGCCTGGGCCTGATCATCTAGCAGGTCTCAATCAGTAGCTTCTGAATCAGCACACGAGAGAAATCAAGGAATGAACAAGCACGTGGTCGCTGATACACTGACCTCAGACTCGTGGTCACACCGACATGGTCTCACAGTCACAAGACCACAGGGTCTCACACACACCCAGCCCAGGCACTGGCTTCCACATTCTGCCGGAGTTTGTGCAGAATCTCAGATGGTCACTGACGGGCTTCACGGAGGCACAATCACCCAGCAAGAGTGCGAATGGGGGCCAACACCGCCCCGACTTCATGTACACAGGGCATTTCAGACTCAGGTCCCTGAAGCAGGGATGACTTATCCCTGGGCACAGGGCCTAGGGCCGCAGTACTTCTAGGGGCCCACAAACATGTTTTCATCTTAacttttttaatagaagaaagaatacgtaaataatatataacaaattcTGTCTGGGTTCTATTTGTCTTTATACCAACATAGCTGTAAACTATTTTTTTGAGGAAGAGGTCCACAAAGGCAAGTTTCTGGGACCCCCAAATGTTATAATTCAGCTGTGAGGGCTTAAGTACATTCCCTGGGTATGGGTCCCAGGGCACCCAAGACTCCACTACCACAAACAGGCCTGCCCAGCTGGGCCCGCCACCCAGACAGCCCCCCTGCACTGCTTCCACCCCCCCTCTACCACAAGTAAAGCCACAAAGCCCTGCCCTAGTGCTGACTGGGCAGGGGAGGGCCACTTCCTGCCCAGACCCCACCCCCTACCAAGGGCGCTTTGCTAGAGCGTGGTGGCTCTGCTGCCTGGCCCAGGCCCGCCCCTCCGCCTGCCCCCAGACTGGGTGGGGTTACCCCCTACAAAAGCTCAGCGTTTCCCCGCAGCAGCTTCCTGAGTCTGGTGCAGCTGGGGCCAGGGTTGAGGGACGAAGAATCTTGCTGGGCCCTGCCTAGGCCCTCACCCTAGGGTCAGGAGTTTGGAGGATGAGGCTCTTCAGCTCTGAGGTCAGCAGGTACAAGTGGGCAGACTGGCAGGGATACAGGAAGGCTGGGCTGACTCCTTGGTCACTGAGCATCCCCTCCTCCAATGGCTGGCTGGGATTCCTGGGGGAAGGGACAACGCAGCCCCCCACACCCCATCAGTCAGGTCGGCCTTGGGGGCCAAAGACCTGGCTCTCTGCCACTCCTCAAAATTGATGTCAAGGCTTCCGTGGCccttggggaggtggggtgggcaaGCCTAGGCCACGGCAAATCCTGTGGGAGACCAGGCAAAGACTCGGCCCTAGAGGCAACTCCATCTGCCCTCCAGTGGCTGTGTTCCCCTCCAGGCCTTTCCTTTGCCCTCTGACCTCCCTGAGCCCTGCAGGTGGGTGTTTACCTAAAGCCAGAGCAGGGATGGATTAATGAGCAAGGAGCTGGCCCTAAGCAGGGGACAGAGAGCTCAAGGCCTGTTCTCAGCTCTGCCTCCCCTGGCCAGGTTTCCCTAGACTTGCCCTGTGCCATGGCAGCCCACCTGCTTCCCATCTGCGCCCTCTTCTTCACCTTGCTCGGCATGGCCCAAGGCTCCAAAGGCCCCATGGTACCCAACCAGCCCTTCACCACCGTCTGGAATGCAAACACCCAGTGGTGCCTGGAGAGACACGGCGTGGACGTGGATGTCAGTGTCTTTGATGTGGTGACCAACCCAGGGCAGACCTTTCTCGGCGCTGACATGACCATTTTCTACAGCTACCAGCTGGGCACCTATCCCTACTACACCTCTGCTGGGGAGCCCGTGTTTGGTGGCCTGCCCCAGAATGCCAGCCTGGATGCCCACCTGGCTCGCACATTCCAGGACATCTTGGCTGCCATGCCTGCCTCCAACTTCTCAGGGCTGGCAGTCATCGACTGGGAGGCATGGCGCCCACGCTGGGCCTTCAACTGGGACACCAAGGACATTTATCGGCAGCGCTCACGGGAACTGGTACAGAGGCAGCACCCTGACTGGCCAACTCCTTGGGTAGAAGCAGCAGCCCAAGACCAGTTCCAACAGGCTGCACAGGCCTGGATGGTAGGCACCCTCAAGCTGGGCCGGGCACTGCGACCTCGTGGCCTCTGGGGCTTCTATGGCTTCCCCGACTGCTATAACTATGACTTTCTAAGCCCCAACTACACAGGCGAGTGCCCACCAGGCATCCGTACCCAGAATGACCAGCTAGGGTGGCTGTGGGGCCAGAGCCGTGCTCTCTACCCCAGCATCTACATGCCCGCAGCGCTGGAAGGCACGGGAAAGACACAGATGTATGTACGGCACCGCGTGGGTGAGGCATTCCGTGTGGCTGTGGGTGCTGGGGACCCCAATCTGCCAGTGCTGCCCTACGCCCAGATCTTCTACGACATGACGAATCACTTTCTGCCCCTGGTGAGTCTCTTTCTGTGACCCTGCCCGCCTTGTGGTTTCCCATCAGGCATTAGGTCCAGCAACTGAGGCCACACAGCCTTGGGGCACTTTCATGCATTCCTTCTCACATTCTCTGAACACCttgtgtgccaagctctgtgctaggcacagaTTCAGCATTCATCAGAAGAACGTAGTCCCCACCTGCTTGGCCTTCACAGGCTAGAGTGGGCCCAGGCTGGCCTCTGGCCACCAGGGCCACAGCAGGCCCAGCTGGGGGTTGTGAGTTATTTTTCTCATCCAATGGTGTTACAGCAATCTGctgtggagagggagggaggccccACAGAGCTATGCTATCCCTTTCCCCAGGATGAACTGGAGCACAGCCTGGGGGAGAGTGCAGCCCAGGGGGCAGCAGGAGTGGTGCTCTGGGTGAGCTGGGAGAACACAAAAACCAAGGTGAGCTCAGGCCCAGAGTGGGGGTGGGCTGTCAGGAGGACTGGGGAGATCTTGGCCGACCCTTTCTACCCCTGCAATCCTGGCTGGCCAGCATCTGAGGGCCTCAATTCCCCAGGTGGGCCTGTGCACGGCTGTG harbors:
- the HYAL1 gene encoding hyaluronidase-1 isoform X2, producing MRLFSSEVSLDLPCAMAAHLLPICALFFTLLGMAQGSKGPMVPNQPFTTVWNANTQWCLERHGVDVDVSVFDVVTNPGQTFLGADMTIFYSYQLGTYPYYTSAGEPVFGGLPQNASLDAHLARTFQDILAAMPASNFSGLAVIDWEAWRPRWAFNWDTKDIYRQRSRELVQRQHPDWPTPWVEAAAQDQFQQAAQAWMVGTLKLGRALRPRGLWGFYGFPDCYNYDFLSPNYTGECPPGIRTQNDQLGWLWGQSRALYPSIYMPAALEGTGKTQMYVRHRVGEAFRVAVGAGDPNLPVLPYAQIFYDMTNHFLPLDELEHSLGESAAQGAAGVVLWVSWENTKTKESCQAIKEYVDTMLGPFILNVTSGARLCSQALCSGHGRCARRPSHPEALLILNPSSFSIELTPGGGPLTLRGALSLEDQARMAVEFECRCYPGWRGVWCEQQGVW
- the HYAL1 gene encoding hyaluronidase-1 isoform X1, translating into MCWTVEVVPQRSMQVSLDLPCAMAAHLLPICALFFTLLGMAQGSKGPMVPNQPFTTVWNANTQWCLERHGVDVDVSVFDVVTNPGQTFLGADMTIFYSYQLGTYPYYTSAGEPVFGGLPQNASLDAHLARTFQDILAAMPASNFSGLAVIDWEAWRPRWAFNWDTKDIYRQRSRELVQRQHPDWPTPWVEAAAQDQFQQAAQAWMVGTLKLGRALRPRGLWGFYGFPDCYNYDFLSPNYTGECPPGIRTQNDQLGWLWGQSRALYPSIYMPAALEGTGKTQMYVRHRVGEAFRVAVGAGDPNLPVLPYAQIFYDMTNHFLPLDELEHSLGESAAQGAAGVVLWVSWENTKTKESCQAIKEYVDTMLGPFILNVTSGARLCSQALCSGHGRCARRPSHPEALLILNPSSFSIELTPGGGPLTLRGALSLEDQARMAVEFECRCYPGWRGVWCEQQGVW
- the HYAL1 gene encoding hyaluronidase-1 isoform X4 — translated: MCWTVEVVPQRSMQVSLDLPCAMAAHLLPICALFFTLLGMAQGSKGPMVPNQPFTTVWNANTQWCLERHGVDVDVSVFDVVTNPGQTFLGADMTIFYSYQLGTYPYYTSAGEPVFGGLPQNASLDAHLARTFQDILAAMPASNFSGLAVIDWEAWRPRWAFNWDTKDIYRQRSRELVQRQHPDWPTPWVEAAAQDQFQQAAQAWMVGTLKLGRALRPRGLWGFYGFPDCYNYDFLSPNYTGECPPGIRTQNDQLGWLWGQSRALYPSIYMPAALEGTGKTQMYVRHRVGEAFRVAVGAGDPNLPVLPYAQIFYDMTNHFLPLESCQAIKEYVDTMLGPFILNVTSGARLCSQALCSGHGRCARRPSHPEALLILNPSSFSIELTPGGGPLTLRGALSLEDQARMAVEFECRCYPGWRGVWCEQQGVW
- the HYAL1 gene encoding hyaluronidase-1 isoform X3, whose product is MAAHLLPICALFFTLLGMAQGSKGPMVPNQPFTTVWNANTQWCLERHGVDVDVSVFDVVTNPGQTFLGADMTIFYSYQLGTYPYYTSAGEPVFGGLPQNASLDAHLARTFQDILAAMPASNFSGLAVIDWEAWRPRWAFNWDTKDIYRQRSRELVQRQHPDWPTPWVEAAAQDQFQQAAQAWMVGTLKLGRALRPRGLWGFYGFPDCYNYDFLSPNYTGECPPGIRTQNDQLGWLWGQSRALYPSIYMPAALEGTGKTQMYVRHRVGEAFRVAVGAGDPNLPVLPYAQIFYDMTNHFLPLDELEHSLGESAAQGAAGVVLWVSWENTKTKESCQAIKEYVDTMLGPFILNVTSGARLCSQALCSGHGRCARRPSHPEALLILNPSSFSIELTPGGGPLTLRGALSLEDQARMAVEFECRCYPGWRGVWCEQQGVW